The DNA sequence TGGGGATCACCGCCGCATAGGCGCCCTCGGGATCCTGGCGTGGACCGAATACGTTGAAGTATCGAAGACCGATGGAAATCATCCCGTAGCAGCGGGCGAAGACATCGGCGTACAGTTCGTTCGCATATTTGGTAACGGCATAGGGCGAAAGCGGCCTGCCGATCGCCTCTTCCACCTTGGGTAGAGCCGGGTGGTCGCCGTAGGTGGAACTGGATACGGCGTAAATGAACCGGCCGACACCCGCATCGCGCGCCGCGACCAGCATGTTCACGAAGCCCGTGAGATTGGTTCCGTGAGTCATCAGCGGGTCTTCTATGGAGCGCGGGACGGAGCCCAGAGCCGCTTGATGAAGCACGTATTCAACCCCATCACAGGCTCGGCGGCAGTCCGCCAGACTTCGGATATCGCCCTCGATAAAGGCAAAGTTGCGCCACGCCTGCGGACCGACTGTTGCCTTCACTTCCTCAAGGTTGCGGGCATGGCCGGTCGCGAAATTGTCGAGACCGACGACCTTCTGGCCAAGCTTGAGCAGCGCTTCCAACAGGTGCGAACCGATGAACCCGGCGACACCGGTGATCAGCCAACGCCGCGGGCGCT is a window from the Burkholderiales bacterium genome containing:
- a CDS encoding SDR family oxidoreductase — translated: MSRYLEIQQQIRERPRRWLITGVAGFIGSHLLEALLKLGQKVVGLDNFATGHARNLEEVKATVGPQAWRNFAFIEGDIRSLADCRRACDGVEYVLHQAALGSVPRSIEDPLMTHGTNLTGFVNMLVAARDAGVGRFIYAVSSSTYGDHPALPKVEEAIGRPLSPYAVTKYANELYADVFARCYGMISIGLRYFNVFGPRQDPEGAYAAVIPKWIAQLIRGEPVYINGDGQTSRDFCYVENAIQVNLLAAMTDEPEALNQVYNVAVGERTTLNELFELQRALLAKHFPQVRDTRPRYRDFREGDVRHSQADISKARKLLDYVPTHRVREGLEEAMEWYVRSLSQVA